A region of Streptomyces sp. TG1A-60 DNA encodes the following proteins:
- a CDS encoding class I SAM-dependent methyltransferase, with product MREQDDPEYCYSLLARDAVDQVEAYGGPVDGRTIVDVGGGSGYFTEEFRRRGARAYLFEPDPRELGAKPPDGAVVADGYLLPLGDGVADVTFTSNVLEHVADPPTFISELVRVTRPGGLIYVSFTNWLSPWGGHEWAPWHYLGAERARARYRRRTGQDAKHTLGENLFAVHIGRTLRQVRGRDDVTVVSARSRYWPFLAETVVKAPGLREFATWNLLLILRRCPP from the coding sequence ATGCGGGAGCAGGACGATCCCGAGTACTGCTACTCCCTGCTCGCTCGTGACGCCGTCGACCAGGTCGAGGCCTACGGCGGTCCGGTCGACGGGCGGACCATCGTCGACGTCGGCGGTGGGAGCGGGTACTTCACCGAGGAGTTCCGGCGGCGCGGAGCGCGGGCATATCTCTTCGAGCCGGATCCGCGGGAGCTGGGGGCGAAGCCGCCGGACGGGGCAGTCGTCGCCGACGGGTACCTCCTCCCCCTGGGCGACGGCGTCGCGGACGTCACCTTCACCTCCAACGTGCTGGAGCACGTCGCCGATCCGCCGACCTTCATCAGCGAGCTCGTGCGGGTCACGCGGCCCGGCGGGCTGATCTATGTGTCGTTCACCAACTGGCTGTCCCCCTGGGGCGGGCACGAGTGGGCGCCGTGGCACTACCTGGGCGCGGAGCGGGCGCGGGCCCGCTATCGGCGCCGTACCGGGCAGGACGCCAAGCACACTCTCGGCGAGAACCTCTTCGCCGTGCACATCGGACGCACTCTGCGGCAGGTGCGCGGCCGGGACGACGTGACGGTCGTGTCGGCGCGCTCCCGCTACTGGCCGTTTCTCGCGGAGACCGTCGTGAAAGCGCCGGGACTTCGCGAGTTCGCCACCTGGAACCTCCTTCTCATCCTCCGGCGGTGTCCACCATGA
- a CDS encoding alpha-(1->3)-arabinofuranosyltransferase, with protein sequence MTSTVQAPPPAPVRPAGTTGRPPEGPRSRRWLLGFWAVVFVLLVAAQPGRQTFDTKLGVTTDPWQFVSDLGQLWHDRSGFGGIQDQYVGYLWPMLPYYGLTDLVGLPVWLAERLWLSLIVSVAFWGALRLAERLGVGSSASRLPAAVAYALWPVFTTVVGSTSAAALPGAFLPWVLLPLTNERYGARVAALRSALVIPFMGGVNAAATLASLLPVGLYLLTRTPGTRQRRLIAWWVPGVILATAWWVVPLLLLGIHGENFLPYVESSQTTTATMSATEALRGAGNWVAYLNFGEPWLPAGWSVAASVVVILASAFAAGLGLAGLARRDMPERRWLVLTVLVVALITLAGYGGAFGAPFHGVVQDWLNGGLAPFRNIYKFQTGLALALVLGLAHLVGVAAQSRGARRVRGRRFAPLVAAVLVVPGLLWPYLNGSVLQPGSFQELPRYWQATADWLDKNSPDSRALVVPATAHGIHTWGTTVDQPLDVLAESRWAQRDYVPFGTAGNRRAMDAVEQALLTGGEVPGLADYLSRAGLYYVVVRNDLDPDQIGYVPTTTVKRTLEQSGYERVTGLGPVMTGGRIAEGTPLQVEGLYARQRAVEIYRPAEGVPRPGQAGLKAIADTAVVSGGPESLLPLAADPELRDRATVLTGDNHPGLGTPAVQVVGDGLRRADTRFGLVNANTSYTYTADERNPSGSVQNPGEQPKQILPVSGLDHQTVARLRGAESVTASTSGNWLFHLPQYDPVNAFDGDRSTAWAEGSAGSANGQWLRIDFDGGQDIPETFEVTPLPRDGVRSAPTRIKVETERGSRSTNLRTDGSTQTVNARPGESGWLKITILDSAERHTGLVGAGFSEIDIPGVEVTRMLRLPTDTRDPDVTAASAEVVSLQRAADPTGLSPTGTEPGLHRVFATSTAGSYEMKATAVPVPGEELDKLLYEVAPEQQARITATADSTASLGASLSPRNLTDGDLTTAWIAGDEPTIHLSWGDKWPISSLVLAPAGGLSTRPTQVEISSPDGAAIAGVDENGWVRFDPITTDRLDITVTETAPLTVHNPVADEDLQLPVGLTEAYVPALDQFRTPQPAPTRDFELPCGEGPVVEVDGTPYQTSARGTVRDLAERRPVDLTLCQDDRENAELELGAADRHTFESEDSGALAVTTVTLTRGTVTEPTATGRDLRVRDWLGDRREVTVGDGAASYLTTYENFNDGWKATLGGRELTPVRLDGWQQGWRVPGGSGGTVKLSYEPAVTYEAGLIGAGVGLAVLIGLALWRRQEPNPDEPQPAPPGPGLWLGTIALTLVGIVIAGFLALLVPLLALLAWKRHTLLVPIAFLALAGAGLAAALGAGEPVAADEGAFGHVAQLLALTGLFSALVSVGAGVGSPSDRPGSTRRFEAPPGAEEPTEPLPRRRRVDGTPNGGPDGPGGAGGSLASPTISARGPGSPHEEPDTPARRTRFTKPQSKATPPGEDGGTGREERA encoded by the coding sequence ATGACGAGCACGGTCCAGGCTCCACCTCCCGCGCCGGTACGACCGGCGGGCACGACCGGGAGGCCTCCCGAGGGCCCTCGGTCGCGGCGCTGGCTGCTGGGGTTCTGGGCCGTGGTGTTCGTACTGCTGGTCGCCGCGCAGCCGGGGCGGCAGACCTTCGACACCAAGCTCGGGGTCACCACCGACCCCTGGCAGTTCGTCTCCGACCTCGGTCAGTTGTGGCACGACCGAAGCGGGTTCGGCGGGATCCAGGACCAGTACGTCGGTTACCTGTGGCCGATGCTGCCGTACTACGGGCTGACCGATCTGGTCGGACTGCCGGTGTGGCTCGCGGAGCGACTGTGGCTGTCGCTGATCGTGTCGGTCGCCTTCTGGGGTGCGCTGCGGCTGGCCGAGCGGCTGGGGGTCGGGAGTTCCGCCTCACGGCTGCCGGCCGCCGTCGCCTACGCGCTGTGGCCCGTGTTCACCACGGTGGTCGGGTCGACGTCGGCCGCCGCGCTGCCGGGGGCCTTCCTGCCGTGGGTGCTGTTGCCGCTGACGAACGAGCGGTACGGCGCGCGGGTGGCCGCCCTGAGGTCGGCGCTCGTCATTCCGTTCATGGGCGGGGTGAACGCCGCCGCCACCTTGGCGTCGCTGTTGCCCGTGGGGCTGTATCTGCTCACCCGGACGCCGGGGACACGGCAGCGGAGGCTGATCGCCTGGTGGGTGCCGGGGGTGATCCTGGCGACCGCGTGGTGGGTGGTCCCGCTGCTGCTGCTCGGCATCCACGGGGAGAACTTCCTTCCCTACGTGGAGAGTTCACAGACCACGACGGCCACCATGTCCGCCACCGAGGCGCTGCGGGGCGCCGGTAACTGGGTGGCGTATCTGAACTTCGGTGAGCCCTGGCTGCCGGCCGGGTGGAGCGTCGCCGCGTCCGTCGTCGTGATCCTGGCGTCGGCGTTCGCCGCGGGGCTGGGTCTGGCCGGGCTCGCGCGACGGGACATGCCCGAGCGGCGGTGGCTGGTGCTGACCGTGCTGGTGGTCGCGCTGATCACGCTCGCCGGGTACGGCGGTGCGTTCGGGGCACCCTTCCACGGGGTGGTCCAGGACTGGCTGAACGGGGGCCTCGCGCCCTTCCGGAACATCTACAAGTTCCAGACCGGGCTGGCGCTGGCGCTCGTCCTGGGACTCGCGCATCTGGTGGGGGTGGCCGCGCAGTCGCGTGGCGCCCGTCGGGTGCGGGGGCGGCGGTTCGCACCCCTCGTCGCGGCCGTCCTCGTCGTCCCCGGGCTGCTGTGGCCGTATCTCAACGGATCGGTGCTGCAACCGGGTTCGTTCCAGGAGCTGCCCCGGTACTGGCAGGCCACGGCCGACTGGCTGGACAAGAACTCCCCGGATTCGCGGGCGTTGGTCGTGCCGGCCACCGCGCACGGCATCCACACCTGGGGCACCACCGTCGACCAGCCGCTCGACGTGCTCGCCGAGTCCCGCTGGGCGCAGCGCGACTACGTCCCCTTCGGCACCGCCGGCAACCGGCGCGCGATGGACGCCGTCGAGCAGGCACTGCTGACCGGCGGCGAAGTCCCGGGCCTGGCCGACTACTTGAGCCGTGCGGGCCTGTACTACGTCGTCGTACGCAACGACCTGGACCCCGACCAGATCGGCTACGTGCCGACCACGACCGTGAAGCGGACCCTGGAGCAGTCCGGGTACGAGCGGGTGACGGGGCTCGGACCGGTGATGACCGGCGGGCGGATCGCGGAGGGCACCCCGCTCCAGGTGGAGGGGCTGTACGCGCGGCAGCGTGCGGTCGAGATCTACCGGCCCGCCGAGGGCGTGCCGCGTCCCGGGCAGGCCGGGCTGAAGGCGATCGCCGACACCGCCGTCGTCTCCGGCGGCCCCGAGTCGCTGCTGCCGCTGGCCGCCGACCCGGAGCTGCGGGACCGCGCCACCGTGCTGACCGGCGACAACCACCCCGGCCTCGGCACCCCGGCCGTGCAGGTGGTCGGTGACGGGCTGCGCCGCGCGGACACCCGCTTCGGCCTGGTCAACGCCAACACGTCGTACACGTACACGGCCGACGAGCGGAACCCCAGCGGGAGCGTGCAGAACCCCGGTGAGCAGCCGAAACAGATCCTGCCGGTGTCGGGCCTCGACCATCAGACGGTGGCGCGGCTGCGGGGCGCCGAGTCGGTGACCGCGTCCACCAGCGGCAACTGGCTGTTCCATCTGCCGCAGTACGATCCGGTCAACGCCTTCGACGGCGACCGGAGCACCGCCTGGGCGGAGGGCTCGGCCGGATCGGCGAACGGGCAGTGGCTGCGGATCGACTTCGACGGCGGCCAGGACATCCCGGAGACGTTCGAGGTCACACCGCTGCCGCGGGACGGGGTCCGGTCGGCCCCGACCCGGATCAAGGTGGAGACCGAGCGGGGCTCGCGCTCCACGAACCTCCGGACCGACGGCTCCACGCAGACCGTCAACGCCCGTCCCGGAGAGAGCGGTTGGCTGAAGATCACGATCCTCGACTCGGCCGAGCGGCACACCGGGCTCGTCGGCGCGGGCTTCTCCGAGATCGACATCCCCGGCGTCGAGGTCACCCGGATGCTGCGGCTGCCGACGGACACCCGGGACCCCGACGTCACGGCCGCCTCCGCCGAGGTGGTCTCGCTCCAGCGGGCCGCCGATCCGACCGGCCTGTCCCCCACGGGCACGGAACCCGGGCTGCACCGCGTCTTCGCCACCTCCACGGCGGGGTCGTACGAGATGAAGGCGACGGCCGTCCCCGTACCGGGCGAGGAGCTGGACAAGCTGCTGTACGAGGTCGCCCCCGAGCAGCAGGCGCGGATCACGGCGACCGCCGACTCCACGGCCTCCCTCGGGGCGTCCCTCTCGCCGCGCAACCTCACCGACGGGGACCTGACGACGGCGTGGATCGCGGGCGACGAGCCGACGATCCATCTGAGCTGGGGCGACAAGTGGCCGATCAGCTCGCTCGTCCTGGCCCCGGCGGGCGGTCTGTCGACCCGCCCGACGCAGGTCGAGATCAGTTCACCGGACGGCGCCGCCATCGCCGGTGTCGACGAGAACGGCTGGGTCCGCTTCGACCCGATCACGACCGACCGCCTCGACATCACCGTCACCGAGACGGCCCCGCTGACCGTCCACAACCCCGTCGCCGACGAGGACCTGCAACTCCCCGTCGGCCTCACGGAGGCGTACGTCCCGGCCCTCGACCAGTTCCGCACCCCGCAGCCCGCGCCGACCCGGGACTTCGAGCTCCCGTGCGGCGAGGGCCCGGTGGTCGAGGTCGACGGGACGCCGTACCAGACGAGCGCCCGGGGGACGGTACGGGACCTGGCCGAACGGCGCCCCGTCGACCTGACCCTCTGCCAGGACGACCGCGAGAACGCGGAGTTGGAGCTCGGTGCGGCCGACCGGCACACCTTCGAGTCCGAGGACTCGGGCGCCCTGGCCGTCACGACCGTGACCCTCACCCGGGGCACGGTCACCGAGCCCACCGCCACCGGCCGTGACCTCCGCGTACGGGACTGGCTCGGCGACCGCCGCGAGGTCACCGTCGGCGACGGCGCGGCCTCCTACCTGACGACGTACGAGAACTTCAACGACGGCTGGAAGGCCACGCTGGGCGGCCGTGAACTCACGCCCGTACGGCTCGACGGCTGGCAGCAGGGCTGGCGCGTCCCCGGCGGCTCGGGCGGCACCGTCAAGCTGTCGTACGAGCCGGCCGTGACGTACGAGGCCGGGCTGATCGGCGCCGGCGTCGGCCTCGCGGTCCTCATCGGCCTCGCCCTGTGGCGCCGCCAGGAGCCCAACCCCGACGAGCCGCAGCCCGCCCCGCCGGGCCCCGGACTGTGGCTGGGCACGATCGCCCTCACCCTCGTCGGCATCGTCATCGCGGGCTTCCTCGCCCTCCTCGTCCCCCTTCTGGCCCTCCTCGCCTGGAAACGGCACACCCTGCTGGTGCCGATCGCCTTCCTGGCCCTGGCCGGCGCCGGCCTCGCCGCCGCCCTCGGAGCGGGAGAGCCGGTCGCGGCGGACGAGGGAGCGTTCGGCCATGTGGCCCAACTCCTCGCGCTGACCGGTCTGTTCTCGGCACTCGTGAGCGTGGGTGCGGGCGTCGGGTCCCCGTCCGACCGCCCCGGTTCCACGCGGCGGTTCGAGGCACCGCCGGGCGCGGAGGAGCCGACGGAGCCGCTGCCGCGGCGGAGGCGCGTGGACGGGACGCCGAACGGCGGACCGGACGGACCGGGAGGAGCAGGCGGATCCCTCGCGAGCCCGACGATCTCCGCGCGCGGACCCGGCTCCCCGCACGAGGAGCCGGACACCCCGGCCCGGCGGACCCGGTTCACCAAGCCGCAGTCCAAGGCGACGCCGCCGGGCGAGGACGGCGGCACGGGAAGGGAGGAGCGGGCATGA
- a CDS encoding DUF3068 domain-containing protein, with the protein MRRTASPFSLVLLGLGTFLLVLAPLLAWYVKPRAAVNPIDIDTTAVYTGTGSVFDVEQVRTVPDQKITVTQRVRGDVAESERSGAAVWDVVTSVDTDKSLPAADPHDALDFTPHRWVSDRKTNRPVHCCDEKPYIEGEAYLKFPFDVQERSYRWWDNTLGATVTLHYEGRKKIRGYDGLRFTAKVPATKTGTRLVPGALVDEPNRPQVLAEEWYANHGVELVVDQSTGRVVYAQTGPRRTLRAPGGDRDAAVLLDSRKLAFTPATQQFAVDQAEKDSGLLRLVGRTVPIGTAVLGFALAATGAVLVVRGRQRPDTPESSQEPITI; encoded by the coding sequence ATGCGCCGTACAGCCTCGCCCTTCTCCCTGGTCCTGCTGGGCCTCGGTACGTTCCTGCTGGTCCTCGCGCCCCTGCTCGCGTGGTACGTGAAGCCACGGGCCGCGGTGAACCCCATCGACATCGACACGACCGCCGTCTACACCGGCACGGGCAGCGTCTTCGACGTGGAGCAGGTGAGGACCGTGCCGGACCAGAAGATCACCGTGACCCAGCGGGTACGCGGTGATGTGGCCGAAAGCGAGCGCAGCGGGGCCGCGGTGTGGGACGTGGTCACCTCGGTCGACACCGACAAGTCGCTGCCGGCGGCCGACCCGCACGACGCGCTGGACTTCACCCCGCACCGCTGGGTCAGCGACCGGAAGACCAACCGGCCGGTGCACTGCTGCGACGAGAAGCCGTACATCGAGGGCGAGGCGTACCTGAAGTTCCCCTTCGACGTGCAGGAACGCTCCTACCGCTGGTGGGACAACACCCTCGGCGCGACGGTGACGCTCCACTACGAGGGCCGCAAGAAGATCCGGGGCTACGACGGGCTGCGCTTCACCGCGAAGGTCCCGGCCACCAAGACCGGCACCCGGCTCGTCCCCGGCGCCCTCGTCGACGAACCGAACCGGCCACAGGTGCTGGCCGAGGAGTGGTACGCCAACCACGGCGTCGAGCTGGTCGTCGACCAGAGCACCGGCCGGGTCGTCTACGCGCAGACCGGTCCCCGCCGGACCCTGCGCGCGCCCGGCGGGGACCGGGACGCGGCGGTCCTCCTCGACAGCCGGAAGCTCGCGTTCACCCCCGCGACACAGCAGTTCGCGGTCGACCAGGCGGAGAAGGACAGCGGACTGCTGCGGCTGGTGGGGCGCACGGTGCCGATCGGTACCGCTGTGCTCGGTTTCGCCCTCGCCGCGACGGGTGCCGTTTTGGTCGTGCGCGGCAGGCAGCGCCCCGATACGCCCGAGTCGTCCCAGGAACCGATCACGATATGA